DNA sequence from the Antarctobacter heliothermus genome:
CCACAGTGAGGTGATCTGGTCTGCGGCAAGGGTGAAATTCAGCTTTAATCTCGACGAGGACGATTGATGACCCAATGCATCGGCACAGCGCCGGACCATAACCACGAGCATATGCTGAGCGTTCTGGCGCGGGCTGATGCCACGCGGCTGAAAACCTTTGTAGAGCCACTGATCGCCGATCTTGGCGATATCGAAGTGCGCGAGAACCGGACCGGGCTCGTGATGCTGCCGATGCGCGACACCGCACAGGGAACTCATTTTCACCTTGGCGAAGTGCTGGTCAGCGAAGCGCATATCACGGCCGCCGGGTGCGAAGGATATGGGATGCGCCGAGGCCGCGATCTTGAGGCCGCAATGGCCATGGCCATCGTCGACCTTTGCGCGGCGATGGGGCTGCATCGCGATGTCTGTGCCGATTTCGTGGCAGCAGAAGCGACTACGCAGGCCGATGACGATCACGAAACCCTGCGCCGGGTTGAGGCCACTCGCGTTGATATGGAGACGTTCTGATGCTGGCTGCACCCGTTCCCTCAGAATTTGAAAGCCGCTGCAACGCGACCTTTGATGCGTTGATGTGGGCATTGTCGCGGCCAGGAATGTCGCGCGACCTGCACGATACGGGGCAGGCGCAGATTGTCGATGCGCTGATCGACCGTGAATGCGCAATCTATTGCGATACGCCCGAACGCACACAGCATGCCGCGCGCAGTGGCGCCGCACCGGTCTCAAAGGACGCAGCAGAGTACCTGTTTCTCGAAAACCCTGTCACGCCGGACCTGTTGCCGAGACTGCGCCAAGGGTCGGACCTGCACCCCGAGGAGGGTGCAACTGTAGTACTGAATGCGACGCTGGGCATCGGGCAGGATCTTCGTCTGACCGGTCCGGGGGTCGACGGTTCGATCGACATCCGTGTCGCTGGTCTGCCAGACGGCTTTTGGCGGACGCGGGCGCAGGTGATGCGCTATCCCATGGGGTTCGAGATTTTTCTGGTCGACGGCGCGCGCATCCTTGGCGTGCCCCGGTCGACCGTTGTGGAGGTGCTGTGATGGCCTATGTCGCGACCCGTGGCGGAGAACGCGCAATTGAGCAATCGCAGCGGTTGTTCAAAGAGGAAATGGGCCCGATCACGCCCGAGCGCGTAGCCGAGGTGCGCCGCGCTTTGCCCTATCTGATTGATCGCGTGATGGGCGAAGCTTCGCTGTACGATGAAGATCTGGCTGCGCTGGCGCTGGCCCAGACCGGCGGCGAAAGCTATGAGGCAATCCTGTTATTGCGTGCATGGCGCACGACGCAACCGCGTCTGGCGGTGGCCGAGCCGGTGACGCAAGAGACCCTGTTCACCCACCGCCGTATCTCTGCCGCTTTCAAGGATATTCCCGGAGGGCAACTGCTGGGACCGACGCTGGACTATGCCCACCGTATTCTGGCCACCGAGGTGCTGGAGGGCGATACGCATGTGCCCGCCGCCGTGACCCCGGCCGACACTCCCGCACCGGCGCAGCAGCCATCGGTCGCGGCGTGGCAGGCGGCGAACGGCCTGCTGACTGCTCCCGAGGCGGACCAGACCCTTGGCAATGCCATTCCCGATGTCACACGCGAACCGCTGCTGTTTCCCGCCAAGCGTGCTCATACCCTGCAATCGCTGGCGCGGGCGGAAACCGGCGGCGTGCTGGCGCTGGGCTATGCGGCGCAGCGCGGCTATGGGCAGGCCCATCCGACCGTCAACGAACTGCGACTGGCCGAGGCCGAAATTGTGGTGAAACACCCGCGCGGCACGCAGTTCAGCGCCGGGCGGGTCAAGGTTTCGCAGGCAGAGGTGGTGTCTAAGCAGGGCCGCGAATTGGGGCTAGGCTTTTCGGCAACGCTGGGCTGGAACGAGGTCAAGGTGATCGCCGCCGCCACGCTGGACCTGAACGCCAAGGGCGCGCCCAAAGGGGCGGCGACGGAAGAAGAGTTCTTTCTCTATCACACCGAAGGCGTCGAAAGCTCAGGCTTTTGCATTCATTTCAAACTGCCCCACTACGTCACATTCCAATCCTCGCTGGACGCCATGCGCGACGCGCGCAGCACGGCCGCAGCAAAGGACAAGCAACCGGAGCCTGCCGAATGACCCTCAAATCCCTGACACGCGACTGGGAGCCGATGGCCTACGGTTTTCTCGACGGGTCCGCCAAGCGCGAAATCCGCCGCAAGATGCTGAAGGCAATTGCCGTGCCCGGCTGCCAGATGCCCTATGCCAGCCGAGAGGTGCCCATGGCGCGCGGCTGGGGCACTGGCGGGCTGCAGGTGTCCTGCACGCTGGTGAATCCCCGGACCCGGATCAAGGTCATCGACCAAGGCGCAGATGACAGCGTCAATGCCGCCTCGATCCGCAAGTTTCTGGCGCGCGTTTCAGGCGCGCCCGTGACCACCGACACGCTAGAGGCGGACCTGATCCAATCGCGCCACCGCATCCCAGAGGAACGGCTGCGCGCCGATCAGGTGCTGGTGTTGCAGGTTCCCAACCCCGAGCCGCTGAGGTCTGTGCAACCCAACATGTCCATTGCTCGCCAGATGCATGCCGACGCCGATTACGGGCGGATGTGGCTGCAACTATATGAGCAGATCGTGCGGGCAGGGCGGGTGATGCAGGGCGCGTCCTATCCGTCGATGGTCAATGGCCGCCACGTCATGACGCCCTCACCGATTCCGCGCTGGGATGTGCCAAAGCTGCACATGGCGCAGCACCTGACGCTGCTGTCGGCGGGCCGCGAAAAGCGGCTGCACGCGGTGCCGCCCTTTACCCGGGTCGAGCCGTTGACCTTTGACGATGTGGCCTACCGGGTCGAGGATCACGCGGGCTTGACCTGCCACAGATCTGGCGCGCGCGGCTATTTCATGAACGAGATTCCGCAGGCTGACGGTTCTTCGCTGCACGAAGTTTCGGACAGCGACCTGGGCGTCAAGGTAATCCGCCGTGGCGAAGGCGATCCGGTGCAGATCGGAACAACCTGGTACAGCAACGGAGAAATGACATGAAAACCATGGACGCCCCCCGTCTGGTCAAGACCCGTCCGCTGCTGACCGCGCAGGGCCTGTCGCTGAACTATGGGTCTGTGCAGGCCATGCGCAATGTGTCCGCCACCGTTTTTCCGGGCGAGGTGCTGGGTATCGTCGGCGAAAGCGGTTCGGGCAAATCCACTTTTTTGCGCTGCCTCAACCTAGAGGAAACGCCGGATACGGGCAGCTATACGCTGGACCTGCCGGACGTGCAGGGCAACCTGTTCGACCTTGACCGCTATGCGCGGAGGATGCTGTGTGCGACCCGGATCGGGATCGTTTACCAGAACCCGCATCTTGGCCTGCTGATGCAGCATTCCTCGTCGGGCAACGTGGCCGAGCGGTTGCTGGTTGCGGGCGAACGGCGGTTCAACGTCCTGCGTGACAAGGCGCGCGGCGCACTGGACGCATCAGAGTTCCCTCTGGAACGGATGGACGCCCCGCCCATCGATCTGTCCGGCGGCATGCAGCAGCGGGTGCAGCTGGCCAAGGCAATTGCGCTGGAACCGGCGCTGTTGCTGCTGGACGAGCCGACCACCGGGCTGGACGTCAGCGTTCAGGCTTTGGTGCTGGACACGTTGAAACGGCTGCAACAGGACCGCCAGATCACCATGGTCATCGTCAGCCACGACCTCGGCGTAATCCGAACGCTGGCCGACCGCGTCATGGTGATGCGACGCGGCGAAGTGGTCGAGGCCGGCCTTGCCGATCAAGTCTTTCAAGACCCGCAACACGCTTACACACAACAATTGGTGCACGCAAAGCTATGACCCGGATTCTTGACGTACGCGGCCTGTCCAAAGGCTTTGACATGCACCACCTTGGCACGCATATGGCGGCCTTTTCCGACATTTCCCTGACGTTGGATGCGGGCGAATTCCTGCTGCTCAAGGGGCGCAACGGGGCAGGCAAATCCACGCTGCTGCGGACGCTGTACCGCAGCTATTTGGCGGCCAAGGGCGAAATCCTGTTCCATTCCTCACACGGGGTGATCGATCTGGCCCGCGCTGCGGATGTGGATGTGACCCATTTGCGCCGGACCGAGATCGGCTTTGTCACTCAGTTCCTGACCGCGCGCCCGCGTGTCAGCGCCGAGGCGCTGGTGGCCGAGCCACTGCGCCTTGCCGGACACGACGCCGGGGACGCGCTGGAACGGGCCCGGCACTGGCTGGCGGCCTTTGGCGTCAAACCTGCCCTCTGGCCCGCTTATCCCACCACGTTTTCCGGCGGTGAACAGCAAAAGGTCAATTTGGCCCGCGCGCTGATCCTGCCACAACGGCTGCTGCTGCTGGATGAGCCGACGGCCTCTCTGGATGCTTCGGCTCGCGCGGCCCTGATCGACCGGCTGGCCGAACTGAAACGTCACGGCACGGCGATGGTCGGGGTATTCCACCATCCCGGCGACGTGGCGACCCTGATCGACCGCGAGATCGACTTGACCCCCGACGCCCCCCAAAAGGAGATCCGAGACGATGTGGCTGTCTGATTTTACCCTCGTCCTGCCTGACACGGTGCAACGCGGATCGCTGCGGATCGAGAATGGCCGGATCACCGAAATTATCGACGGCTCAGTGTCCGGCGGCATCGACGGTCGCGGCCACACGATCTTTGCCGGTTTCATCGACATGCATGGCGACATGATCGAACAAGAGCTGGAACCGCGCGCCCGGGTGGATTTCCCAATGGACGTGGCGTTGAACGCATTGGACGCCCGACTGGCGGCCAGCGGTGTGACGACGGCCTATGCCTCGGTCTCGTTCTCTCGCTCGGCGGCGCAGGGCGAGAGGCGGTCCTATGAGCATACGTCGCAGGTGATCCGGGCGTTGCATGGCGCGCGGCAGGGATGCCGGGTGGATCACCGTATCCATGCGCGATTTGATATCACCTTTGACAATGCGGTCGGCGTACTGGCGCAATTGCTTGAGGATGGTCAGGTCGACCTTGTGTCGCTGATGGACCACACACCGGGGCAGGGACAGTATCGCAACCTTGAAATCCACATCCGGAACAAGGCCGCGCAGAACGGCATCTCGGTCCCCGAGGCACGACAGATCGTGGCGCAATCCATTGCCGACCGGGACCGACCCCAAGAGGTGCTACTTGCCAACATGCGCACCGTGGCGCGGCTGTGCCGAGAACACGGCGTCGCGCTGGCCAGCCATGACGACGACACCGTCGAAAAGGCACAGTTGATGGCCGATTTGGGGGCGGTGATTGCGGAATTCCCGGTCACACATGAAGCCGCGCAGGCCGCTATCGCCACGGGAATGATGACTGCCATGGGCGCTCCGAATGCCATGCGCGGACAAAGCTATTCCGGCAATCTATCCGCGCGGCAGGCGCATGCCGAAGGTCTGTTGTCGATCTTGGCTGCCGATTATCACCCGGCGGCGATTCTACCCGCGATCCGCCGCCTGGCCGAGGTCGACGCCAACGGTCTTGCAGGCGCTGCGCGTCTTGCCACAGTGAATCCGGCCAAGGCGCTTGGCCTTGCCGACAGGGGTGCGATTGCGCCCGGCAAGCGGGCAGATCTGGTCATCGTGGATGACCGTGACCGCGTGGCGCTGACCCTTGGCGATGGCTGCGTGGTCTATTCCAACGGCACCATGGAAACCGCGAGCGAGGCATTGCGCACGGTCGCCTGAATAATCTGTTAGGAAACCTTCACGCACGGTTTGTGGACTTGTTACGCACACCAGATACGAAAGCCCCAAACACATTCATCCGGATGATTGGCCCGATAAAGTCGGGCGAAGGGGGCCACGACCATGACCGCGACGCTAAGCCTGAAGAATCTGTCCAGAGAATTCGGCACCACCACCGCCGTGGACAACGCTACGCTGGATATCAATCCAGGTGAGTTTGTCGGTGTCATCGGGCGGTCCGGAGCGGGAAAGTCCACCATGCTGCGTTTGATCAACCGTCTTGTCGACCCCACTTCGGGGTCGATTTCCTTTGACGGGGTCGAGATCACGGCGCTCAGGGGACGCGCCTTGCGCAATTGGCGACGCGATTGCGCAATGATTTTTCAGCAGTTCAACCTTGTCGACCGGCTGGACGTGCTGACCAACGTGCTGATCGGGCGGCTGGCCGAACACGGGTTCCTGTCATCCATGGCCATGTCGTTCTCCGACGCCGAGCGAACCATGGCCATCGAGGCGCTGGACCGGCTCGACCTTGTACCGCAGGCACTGCAACGCGCAGGCACACTTTCCGGTGGCCAGCAACAACGTGTGGCCATCGCCAAGGCGCTAGTGCAACAACCTAAAATCATGCTGGCGGATGAGCCGATTGCCTCGCTCGACCCGGCCAATGCCACCCGAGTCATGGACGGGCTGAAGCGGATCAACAGCGAAGACGGTCTGACCGTGTTGGTCAACTTGCACACACTGGACACCGCACGCGCCTATTGCGACCGCATCATCGCCATGCGGGCGGGCCGCGTGATGTTCGACGGCACTCCCAATCAGCTGACCGATGACGTGGTGCGCGACATCTACGGCATCGAAGGGCTGATGGAATTCAACGAAGCGGTCACCTCTACCTCTGCCCGGGCAACCGGCAGGGTGTTTGTGCCCAGCTGACTCAACGACAACGCAACCAAGGGGATACAACCATGCGTTTCATTACCGCCACCGCACTTGCTGCACTGATCGCCGCGCCAGCTTTGGCCCAAGGCTGGAAAGACGACTATCAGGTCGTGAAATTCGGCATCCTGTCCAGCGAAAACGAAAAAGACCGCCTGATGCGCAATGAGCCACTGCGCGCCTATCTGGAAGAAACGCTGGGCGTTTCTGTCGAGATCTTCACCGCTGGCAACTATGACGGCGTGATCCAGGCCATGGCCGCCAACCAGATCGAGGTCGCGCGCCTTGGGTCGTCCGCCTACGCTGCGGCCTACACGGCGACAGACGGTAATATCATCCCGACGCTGACCAGCGTCGCCAAGGACGGCAGCA
Encoded proteins:
- a CDS encoding phosphonate C-P lyase system protein PhnG, translated to MTQCIGTAPDHNHEHMLSVLARADATRLKTFVEPLIADLGDIEVRENRTGLVMLPMRDTAQGTHFHLGEVLVSEAHITAAGCEGYGMRRGRDLEAAMAMAIVDLCAAMGLHRDVCADFVAAEATTQADDDHETLRRVEATRVDMETF
- the phnH gene encoding phosphonate C-P lyase system protein PhnH; its protein translation is MLAAPVPSEFESRCNATFDALMWALSRPGMSRDLHDTGQAQIVDALIDRECAIYCDTPERTQHAARSGAAPVSKDAAEYLFLENPVTPDLLPRLRQGSDLHPEEGATVVLNATLGIGQDLRLTGPGVDGSIDIRVAGLPDGFWRTRAQVMRYPMGFEIFLVDGARILGVPRSTVVEVL
- a CDS encoding carbon-phosphorus lyase complex subunit PhnI, with the protein product MAYVATRGGERAIEQSQRLFKEEMGPITPERVAEVRRALPYLIDRVMGEASLYDEDLAALALAQTGGESYEAILLLRAWRTTQPRLAVAEPVTQETLFTHRRISAAFKDIPGGQLLGPTLDYAHRILATEVLEGDTHVPAAVTPADTPAPAQQPSVAAWQAANGLLTAPEADQTLGNAIPDVTREPLLFPAKRAHTLQSLARAETGGVLALGYAAQRGYGQAHPTVNELRLAEAEIVVKHPRGTQFSAGRVKVSQAEVVSKQGRELGLGFSATLGWNEVKVIAAATLDLNAKGAPKGAATEEEFFLYHTEGVESSGFCIHFKLPHYVTFQSSLDAMRDARSTAAAKDKQPEPAE
- a CDS encoding alpha-D-ribose 1-methylphosphonate 5-phosphate C-P-lyase PhnJ translates to MTLKSLTRDWEPMAYGFLDGSAKREIRRKMLKAIAVPGCQMPYASREVPMARGWGTGGLQVSCTLVNPRTRIKVIDQGADDSVNAASIRKFLARVSGAPVTTDTLEADLIQSRHRIPEERLRADQVLVLQVPNPEPLRSVQPNMSIARQMHADADYGRMWLQLYEQIVRAGRVMQGASYPSMVNGRHVMTPSPIPRWDVPKLHMAQHLTLLSAGREKRLHAVPPFTRVEPLTFDDVAYRVEDHAGLTCHRSGARGYFMNEIPQADGSSLHEVSDSDLGVKVIRRGEGDPVQIGTTWYSNGEMT
- a CDS encoding ATP-binding cassette domain-containing protein, translating into MKTMDAPRLVKTRPLLTAQGLSLNYGSVQAMRNVSATVFPGEVLGIVGESGSGKSTFLRCLNLEETPDTGSYTLDLPDVQGNLFDLDRYARRMLCATRIGIVYQNPHLGLLMQHSSSGNVAERLLVAGERRFNVLRDKARGALDASEFPLERMDAPPIDLSGGMQQRVQLAKAIALEPALLLLDEPTTGLDVSVQALVLDTLKRLQQDRQITMVIVSHDLGVIRTLADRVMVMRRGEVVEAGLADQVFQDPQHAYTQQLVHAKL
- a CDS encoding phosphonate C-P lyase system protein PhnL; amino-acid sequence: MTRILDVRGLSKGFDMHHLGTHMAAFSDISLTLDAGEFLLLKGRNGAGKSTLLRTLYRSYLAAKGEILFHSSHGVIDLARAADVDVTHLRRTEIGFVTQFLTARPRVSAEALVAEPLRLAGHDAGDALERARHWLAAFGVKPALWPAYPTTFSGGEQQKVNLARALILPQRLLLLDEPTASLDASARAALIDRLAELKRHGTAMVGVFHHPGDVATLIDREIDLTPDAPQKEIRDDVAV
- a CDS encoding alpha-D-ribose 1-methylphosphonate 5-triphosphate diphosphatase is translated as MWLSDFTLVLPDTVQRGSLRIENGRITEIIDGSVSGGIDGRGHTIFAGFIDMHGDMIEQELEPRARVDFPMDVALNALDARLAASGVTTAYASVSFSRSAAQGERRSYEHTSQVIRALHGARQGCRVDHRIHARFDITFDNAVGVLAQLLEDGQVDLVSLMDHTPGQGQYRNLEIHIRNKAAQNGISVPEARQIVAQSIADRDRPQEVLLANMRTVARLCREHGVALASHDDDTVEKAQLMADLGAVIAEFPVTHEAAQAAIATGMMTAMGAPNAMRGQSYSGNLSARQAHAEGLLSILAADYHPAAILPAIRRLAEVDANGLAGAARLATVNPAKALGLADRGAIAPGKRADLVIVDDRDRVALTLGDGCVVYSNGTMETASEALRTVA
- the phnC gene encoding phosphonate ABC transporter ATP-binding protein, coding for MTATLSLKNLSREFGTTTAVDNATLDINPGEFVGVIGRSGAGKSTMLRLINRLVDPTSGSISFDGVEITALRGRALRNWRRDCAMIFQQFNLVDRLDVLTNVLIGRLAEHGFLSSMAMSFSDAERTMAIEALDRLDLVPQALQRAGTLSGGQQQRVAIAKALVQQPKIMLADEPIASLDPANATRVMDGLKRINSEDGLTVLVNLHTLDTARAYCDRIIAMRAGRVMFDGTPNQLTDDVVRDIYGIEGLMEFNEAVTSTSARATGRVFVPS